The following are encoded in a window of Candidatus Margulisiibacteriota bacterium genomic DNA:
- a CDS encoding LapA family protein: protein MWFNIFVILTVSLGVTAFAVANSTPVSVNLIFWQSRQMSLSIVILVSVLTGFSFAGLLALYQKIKDLLKMADLEAKLRRAQQQNNEKEAAG from the coding sequence ATGTGGTTCAATATCTTTGTGATCCTGACGGTATCTTTGGGTGTAACGGCTTTTGCCGTTGCCAACTCAACTCCCGTTAGCGTTAATCTGATCTTCTGGCAGAGCCGGCAGATGTCTCTTTCCATAGTCATACTTGTTTCAGTTCTCACGGGTTTTTCCTTTGCAGGGCTTTTGGCGCTTTACCAGAAGATAAAAGACCTGCTGAAGATGGCGGACCTGGAAGCAAAGTTAAGGAGAGCCCAGCAACAGAACAACGAAAAAGAGGCTGCCGGCTAG